CCGCGCGCCAGCGCCGCCACCACGGACTCGTACATGGCGAGCGTCGCGGGAGAGCTGATCGTCGTCGTGGCCAGCAGTTCGACGGTGTGCGGATGGCGCGCGAACGCGTCGCGGTACGAACGTGCCCAGGCGGCAAGGGCGTCCGACCAGGGCAGCTCGTCGAACGCGGAGATGTCCATCTCCTCGACGACCAGCCGCCGTACGCCCTCGATGACGGCGGAGCGGCCGTCCAAGTGGTTGTACAGGGACGCGGTCCGCACGCCGAGACGGTCGGCGAGCCTCGGCAGACTGAAAGCGCCTGAGCCGTCGGCGTCGATCATCGCCAGTGCCTCGCGCGCGATCAGGTCCGCGCTCAACACCGGTCTGCGCGGCCGTCCTCTGTCCGTCACTCGATGCCCTCTTCCCAGATGATTCCCCCGCACAGTACGGTCCTGCCCGGACTAAAGGGTTTAGTTTTCGGGAGATCGCGCGTGACCGCACCCACCTCGTCCAGACCCGTCTCCTCCGCGCCCGCAGGCACCGACGGCCTCAGCGGCGGCGCCATCGGCACCGGCGACCTCGTGTTCTTCGTCGTGGCGGCCGCCGCCCCGCTCACCGTGATGGCGGGCGTGGCCCCGCTGGCCATCGGCATGGCGGGCGACGCGGCGCCGCTCGGCTACCTCATCTCCGGACTGCTCCTCGTCGTCTTCGCCACGGGCTTCACGGCCATGAGCCGGTTCGTGCGCAACGCCGGCGCGTTCTACGCGTACGTCGGACGGGGGCTCGGGCGCCCCGCGGGAGCGGGGTCCGCGTACGTCGCCCTGGTCGCGTACAA
The window above is part of the Streptomyces venezuelae genome. Proteins encoded here:
- a CDS encoding TetR/AcrR family transcriptional regulator, with the translated sequence MTDRGRPRRPVLSADLIAREALAMIDADGSGAFSLPRLADRLGVRTASLYNHLDGRSAVIEGVRRLVVEEMDISAFDELPWSDALAAWARSYRDAFARHPHTVELLATTTISSPATLAMYESVVAALARGGWPERHLVAVLTSVESFLLGSALDLVAPPLMIDPSDHAPRVPVLAAALRAAYADRKPARADQAFDTGLDALIRGLEARLAEVSDPRRPRSRRPRSHAPRESSRTTARSARGVGRTADGPP